The Caldisalinibacter kiritimatiensis DNA window GAAAGAGGATATGATGATTTTCACAAAAAACTAGCAAGCTTAGGAGCTGACATAAAGAAAGAATAAGCAGCTTTTAGCTGCTATTATTAAATGGACAAGCACTAATGGAGGTAAGATATAATGAAAAGAAATAGGGGTATAGATAGAAAGATTAGAAAAAAGAAGAATGGTTTAATGTTTATAATGATGATTTTAACTATTTCAATTTTTTTGATATTATTTACTAAAACAGTTTTTTTTCAAGTGTCTAAAATTGAAGTTATAGGCAATAATGTATTAAATAAAGAAAAAGTAATTTTAGCTTCAGGAATAATGGAAAATGAAAATATATTTAAAATTAATGTTAAACAAGCTGAGAAAAATTTATTATTGCATCCATATATTAAGAAAGTTGATATTTATAGAAAAATACCAAATAGAATTTTAATAAATATAGAAGAAAGGAAAGAAATAATTACAATTCCGTGTGTCAGCTCATATATATATTTAGATGAAGAAGGTATCGTTTTAGACATATTAGCTGAGAAGAAAGATACCACATTAGTAAAAGTTAGAGGATTAAAGGTAAAGAATATAACTAAAGGAGAAAAAATTATTTTAGAAGAAAACCAAAATATAAATGGTATAATAGAACTTGTAAAAAAGTGTGAAGATGTAGACATGATAGAAATGATTGATTACGTAACAATGAATGATGAGTCTATATTAGTAATTGCTTTAAAAACGGGTACGAAAGTTGCGCTTAATGCTCAAGATAATGTAAAATATAAATTAGAATTTACCAAAGAAATATTAAAAAAGAGAGAAGAAGAAAACTTAGAACTAAAAGGTATGATAGATTTTACTAAGGGCGATAATCCTATATTTAGACAAGATACCATGTAGGGGGATTAAAATGGATAATTTGAAAAGTAAAGTATCAATTATGTTTATATGTATAATTTTAGGAATAGTACTTGCTGTGCAATTTAAAACAATAAATAAAGCAACAGATAATGTTATTCCTAGCCAGAGAGCACAACAGTTGGCCATTGAACTAAAGGCCCATAAAGATGAAAAAGATAAATTACTGAAAGAACTACAGAGTCTAGAAGCAAGATTAAAAGAATATGAAAAAAATGCATCAGAAGAAAGTGTATATGTTAAAAGATTATCTCAGGATATAATGAAGTATAAAATATTAGCTGGATATGAAGATGTTCACGGTCCAGGTGTAGTAATAATAATTGATGATCCTCCTATGGATGTTCAATATGGAGATACAACTAGCAACCTAGTATATAGATATGATATGTTATTAGAAATTGTAAGTAGTTTAAATGCAGCTGGAGCAGAAGCTATCTCTATAAACGACCAACGATATACAAACTTCACTGAAATAATTCCAGTAGGTAATCATA harbors:
- a CDS encoding cell division protein FtsQ/DivIB, coding for MKRNRGIDRKIRKKKNGLMFIMMILTISIFLILFTKTVFFQVSKIEVIGNNVLNKEKVILASGIMENENIFKINVKQAEKNLLLHPYIKKVDIYRKIPNRILINIEERKEIITIPCVSSYIYLDEEGIVLDILAEKKDTTLVKVRGLKVKNITKGEKIILEENQNINGIIELVKKCEDVDMIEMIDYVTMNDESILVIALKTGTKVALNAQDNVKYKLEFTKEILKKREEENLELKGMIDFTKGDNPIFRQDTM
- a CDS encoding DUF881 domain-containing protein; the encoded protein is MDNLKSKVSIMFICIILGIVLAVQFKTINKATDNVIPSQRAQQLAIELKAHKDEKDKLLKELQSLEARLKEYEKNASEESVYVKRLSQDIMKYKILAGYEDVHGPGVVIIIDDPPMDVQYGDTTSNLVYRYDMLLEIVSSLNAAGAEAISINDQRYTNFTEIIPVGNHININGVPFVPPFVIKAIGHMQTLESALNFPGGIIWRMKKLDFDVQIKTEKDIEIPRYTKNKEFKYAKPFKGLSN